The Daucus carota subsp. sativus chromosome 7, DH1 v3.0, whole genome shotgun sequence genome window below encodes:
- the LOC108193904 gene encoding protein RICE SALT SENSITIVE 3 — MEEQLSQLAVTHLLQHTLRSLCNHETSQWVYAVFWRILPRNYPPPKWDSQGGAYDRSRGNRRNWILVWEDGFCNFEASTAEIEPSECPSDYGNHVYRPYQGLQPDLFFKMSHEIYNYGEGLIGKVAADHSHKWIYKEPNEQEINFLSAWNNSADSQPRTWEAQFQSGIKTIALIAVREGVIQLGSTHKVIEDLSYVVLLRKKLSYIESIPGVLLPHPSSSSYPYKLDHPGYGGSSTPDQAWQLHQGGNSAHPPDFYHHFMNHPLCITPSMSSLEALLSKLPSVVPSGSSPQLMSAYSEAQAQAQAEAHAQFMSSNNRMAMEFMGGHGNEKVTKEEINVDNDDNYEDDENKYNKDMGESSSSMASYRQHENFSSYHHDLNVTTSMPSSGY, encoded by the exons ATGGAAGAACAACTCAGCCAATTAGCTGTCACTCATCTCCTTCAACACACCTTGAGAAGTCTTTGTAATCATGAAACCTCCCAATGGGTTTATGCTGTTTTCTGGAGGATCTTGCCCAGAAACTATCCTCCTCCCAA ATGGGATAGCCAAGGAGGAGCTTATGATAGGTCAAGAGGAAACAGGAGGAACTG GATATTGGTTTGGGAAGATGGTTTCTGCAATTTTGAGGCCTCCACTGCAGAGATAGAGCCTAGTGAGTGTCCAAGTGATTACGGTAACCATGTTTATCGCCCGTACCAAGGTCTGCAACCGGACCTGTTCTTTAAGATGTCGCATGAAATCTATAATTACGGTGAAGG GTTGATTGGAAAAGTTGCTGCGGATCATAGTCACAAGTGGATTTACAAGGAACCGAATGAACAAGAGATTAACTTCTTGTCTGCATGGAATAATTCAGCTGATTCA CAACCTAGGACTTGGGAGGCTCAGTTCCAGTCTGGTATCAAG ACGATAGCCTTGATTGCGGTTAGAGAAGGTGTTATTCAATTAGGATCCACTCACAAGGTTATCGAGGACTTGAGCTATGTTGTGTTGCTGAGGAAGAAGCTGAGCTATATTGAGAGCATTCCCGGAGTACTACTACCGCACCCTTCCTCATCTTCTTATCCGTACAAATTAGATCATCCTGGTTATGGAGGCAGCTCGACTCCAGATCAGGCGTGGCAGTTACATCAAGGCGGCAACTCAGCACATCCCCCGGACTTCTACCACCATTTTATGAACCATCCTCTTTGCATAACTCCTTCGATGAGCAGCCTTGAAGCACTTCTTTCCAAGCTCCCATCTGTTGTGCCTTCGGGTTCATCACCACAACTCATGTCCGCGTATTCTGAAGCTCAGGCTCAAGCTCAAGCGGAGGCTCATGCACAGTTTATGTCGTCGAATAATAGAATGGCGATGGAGTTTATGGGTGGTCATGGTAACGAAAAAGTGACCAAAGAAGAGATAAACGTCGATAATGATGATAATTATGAGGACGATGAGAACAAGTATAACAAGGATATGGGAGAGAGTAGCAGTTCAATGGCATCGTATCGACAGCATGAAAATTTCAGCAGTTACCATCACGATTTGAATGTAACGACGAGCATGCCTAGCAGTGGATACTAA